From one Mesomycoplasma ovipneumoniae genomic stretch:
- the rsmA gene encoding 16S rRNA (adenine(1518)-N(6)/adenine(1519)-N(6))-dimethyltransferase RsmA yields the protein MLKISPKKHLGQNFLKDEKIAQKIVNSIDLANKNLVEIGPGTGFLTKYLIQKAKFLTCYEIDKNLIPLLENKFKNKNIKIINEDFLLSDLNFSEKQSVIGNLPYYITSKILFKIFDNFEKFDEILIMVQNEVADRIIATPGTASYSKLSLTCQYVAEVKKLFVVPPSSFFPVPKVDSAIVYFSIRKNLNPEKVAQFFKFTKLCFQFKRKTLYNNLKNSLSQDEIEKIFNFFNFDPKIRPQEINVETYARISNFYFDNIKNK from the coding sequence ATGCTTAAAATATCGCCTAAAAAACATCTAGGTCAAAATTTTTTAAAAGATGAAAAAATTGCACAAAAAATTGTAAATAGCATTGACTTAGCAAATAAAAATCTTGTGGAAATAGGGCCTGGAACCGGTTTTTTGACTAAATATTTAATCCAAAAAGCTAAATTTTTGACCTGTTATGAAATTGACAAAAATTTAATTCCTTTACTTGAAAATAAATTTAAAAACAAGAATATTAAAATAATTAATGAGGATTTTTTACTGTCAGATCTAAATTTTTCAGAAAAACAATCGGTTATTGGCAATCTTCCTTATTATATAACGTCAAAAATTCTGTTTAAAATATTTGATAATTTTGAGAAATTTGATGAAATCTTAATAATGGTTCAAAATGAGGTTGCCGATAGAATTATTGCAACACCAGGAACGGCATCTTACTCAAAATTATCACTAACCTGCCAATATGTTGCTGAAGTAAAAAAGCTTTTCGTTGTGCCACCAAGTTCTTTTTTTCCAGTTCCAAAGGTAGATTCTGCTATTGTTTATTTTTCAATAAGGAAAAATTTAAACCCTGAAAAAGTTGCACAATTTTTTAAATTTACTAAATTGTGCTTTCAATTCAAGCGAAAAACATTATATAATAATCTCAAAAATTCTTTGTCACAAGACGAAATTGAAAAAATTTTCAATTTTTTCAATTTTGACCCAAAAATACGCCCCCAAGAAATAAATGTTGAAACTTACGCTAGAATTTCAAATTTTTATTTTGACAATATTAAAAATAAATAA
- a CDS encoding ribose-phosphate pyrophosphokinase: MNIDTKKNVILFGMRNSLDLATKISTLTGIPLSGIERIVYADGEVLLKSNETVRNSTVFVIANTSRPVNENIMELLIFIDSLKRAYAQEIVVVLSYYGYARQDRKSSGREPITAKLVANLLEKAGVTKLILVDIHNPSIQGFLDISVDELHGQYILANELVGKNKDYVVVTPDHGGAVRARILAEILGKQTNFAVIDKRRTGTNQTEVLGLIGNVENKDCIIIDDIIDTGGTIINAANVVKQKGAKSVILAATHGVFSHGFDKFQENENIDKVIITDSIDNRELVAKYDKLLVTSLAEFLSKSILACIHSTSITSIYKEIKEKLISANEN; this comes from the coding sequence ATGAACATAGATACAAAGAAAAATGTAATTCTTTTTGGAATGAGAAATTCACTAGATTTAGCAACAAAAATTTCAACTCTAACCGGAATTCCGCTCTCAGGGATTGAACGAATAGTTTATGCTGATGGTGAGGTTTTGCTAAAATCTAATGAAACTGTTAGAAATTCAACCGTTTTTGTTATTGCAAATACATCAAGGCCGGTTAATGAAAATATAATGGAACTTTTAATTTTCATTGACTCTCTAAAGCGAGCTTATGCCCAAGAAATTGTTGTGGTTCTTTCATATTATGGTTATGCTAGACAAGACCGAAAATCATCTGGAAGAGAACCAATTACCGCAAAATTAGTAGCTAATTTACTTGAAAAAGCAGGTGTAACTAAACTAATTTTAGTTGATATTCACAATCCAAGTATTCAAGGATTTCTTGACATTTCAGTTGATGAACTTCATGGTCAATATATTCTTGCAAACGAACTTGTGGGCAAAAACAAGGATTATGTTGTTGTAACCCCAGATCATGGTGGTGCTGTTAGAGCTAGAATTTTAGCAGAAATTCTAGGAAAACAAACAAATTTTGCGGTTATTGACAAGCGAAGAACCGGCACAAATCAAACTGAAGTTCTAGGACTAATTGGAAACGTTGAAAATAAAGATTGCATCATAATTGACGACATTATTGATACAGGTGGAACTATAATAAATGCCGCAAATGTTGTCAAACAAAAAGGTGCAAAATCCGTCATTTTAGCAGCAACACATGGTGTTTTTAGCCACGGATTTGACAAATTTCAAGAAAATGAAAATATTGACAAAGTAATAATTACTGATTCAATTGATAATAGAGAACTTGTAGCAAAATATGATAAATTACTAGTTACATCTTTGGCTGAATTTTTGTCAAAAAGTATACTAGCATGCATCCATTCAACATCAATTACAAGTATTTATAAAGAAATCAAGGAAAAATTAATTTCAGCAAACGAAAATTAA
- the ruvA gene encoding Holliday junction branch migration protein RuvA, which yields MQIYQYGKIVSKNKNYLIIENQGSGYLLYVPRIDRFNIDENRKIYLYEYENDYSKITYGFASFRERILFEDLISIQGVGPKTAISVLNGGVQNTINLIAGNDWKGLSKIPYLSEKNAKQIVFEFHGKYKKFLENDKKQNQENILETDSKEVDKTDDLNDEILQNNSVEEKTSSELEETLKMLGFKPNQINYALTKVEPNENFENLIEQAIKIISNAREFRS from the coding sequence ATGCAAATTTATCAATATGGAAAAATTGTCTCAAAAAATAAAAATTATTTAATTATTGAAAATCAAGGAAGCGGATATTTACTGTATGTGCCGCGGATTGACCGTTTTAATATCGATGAAAATAGAAAAATTTATCTTTACGAATATGAAAATGATTATTCAAAAATAACTTACGGATTTGCAAGCTTCCGTGAAAGAATTTTATTTGAAGATCTAATTTCAATTCAAGGGGTTGGTCCAAAAACTGCTATTTCTGTTCTTAACGGCGGTGTGCAAAACACAATTAATTTAATAGCTGGAAATGATTGAAAAGGTCTTTCAAAAATTCCTTATCTTTCCGAAAAAAATGCTAAACAAATTGTTTTTGAATTTCACGGAAAATACAAAAAATTCCTTGAGAATGACAAAAAACAAAATCAGGAAAATATTCTTGAAACTGATTCTAAAGAAGTTGATAAAACTGATGATTTGAATGATGAAATTCTCCAAAATAATTCAGTCGAAGAAAAAACATCATCCGAACTTGAAGAAACGCTAAAAATGCTTGGCTTTAAACCTAACCAAATTAATTATGCACTGACAAAAGTTGAGCCTAATGAAAATTTCGAAAACTTAATAGAACAAGCTATCAAGATTATTTCAAATGCCAGAGAATTTAGAAGTTAG
- a CDS encoding L-threonylcarbamoyladenylate synthase, with product MKLELFYNKSLSSLCFYDSQKKALMKVKTPVFTAFFSDLESKTIRFNFCFNLKIPYFNNFLFWLASQNLISEKHLFNGLNLSKNKIFVLKLLNNFHILFWKYKMNSLVIFIEDDHEFSDLFAQNYAVFKEQIHKNSKLFICSTDTVVGLGSFYHDLDLEAIYKIKNRDVSKKIVTLVGKISQIQPLISPSSYKILKQKSKKHWPGAVTFIIEKKSFRIPALKKSQELFIKNGPAFVTSANISGQKPLNFKEACQLFWQITKFYDFGHGSGRPSKIYDIDLKTWVRT from the coding sequence ATGAAATTGGAATTATTTTATAATAAATCACTCTCATCGCTATGTTTTTATGATAGTCAAAAAAAAGCGCTAATGAAAGTAAAAACACCTGTTTTTACAGCATTTTTTTCAGATTTGGAGTCTAAAACCATTAGATTCAATTTTTGCTTTAATTTAAAAATTCCATATTTTAATAATTTTTTATTTTGACTTGCAAGTCAAAATTTAATTTCAGAAAAACATTTATTTAACGGACTTAATTTGTCTAAAAATAAAATATTTGTTCTAAAATTGTTGAATAATTTCCACATTTTGTTTTGAAAATATAAGATGAACAGTCTTGTCATTTTTATTGAAGATGACCATGAATTTAGCGATTTATTTGCGCAAAACTATGCCGTTTTTAAGGAGCAAATCCATAAAAATTCTAAACTATTTATTTGTTCTACAGATACTGTTGTTGGACTTGGTTCGTTTTATCATGATTTGGATCTTGAGGCAATTTATAAAATAAAAAACCGTGATGTTAGCAAAAAAATCGTAACTTTAGTGGGAAAAATATCGCAAATACAGCCATTAATTAGTCCAAGTAGTTACAAAATTCTTAAACAAAAAAGCAAAAAACATTGACCTGGCGCAGTTACTTTTATAATTGAAAAAAAATCATTTAGAATTCCTGCGTTGAAAAAGTCTCAAGAATTATTTATAAAAAATGGACCTGCTTTTGTTACCAGCGCCAATATTTCTGGTCAAAAACCGCTTAATTTTAAAGAAGCGTGCCAATTATTTTGACAAATTACAAAATTTTACGATTTTGGTCACGGTTCAGGTCGCCCCTCAAAAATTTATGATATTGATCTAAAAACTTGAGTTCGAACTTAA
- the rpsI gene encoding 30S ribosomal protein S9 translates to MNQELTYYGTGRRKSSVARVILKRGNGHFKINNRIAKEYLKSDILIKDALQPLAITNTISEFDIRVNAHGGGISGQAGAIRLGIAKALLEISADYRPSLKMSGMLTRDARAKERKKFGLRKARRARQFSKR, encoded by the coding sequence ATGAATCAAGAATTAACTTATTATGGAACAGGAAGAAGAAAATCTTCAGTTGCCCGTGTTATTTTAAAACGTGGAAATGGTCATTTTAAAATTAATAACCGAATAGCAAAAGAGTACCTAAAATCTGATATTTTAATTAAAGACGCTCTACAACCACTCGCTATTACAAATACAATTTCTGAATTTGATATTCGCGTTAATGCTCATGGTGGTGGAATTTCTGGACAAGCCGGTGCGATTAGACTAGGAATTGCAAAAGCTTTATTAGAAATTTCAGCTGATTATCGTCCAAGTCTTAAAATGTCCGGAATGTTGACACGTGATGCTAGAGCTAAAGAACGTAAAAAATTTGGATTGAGAAAAGCCAGAAGAGCGCGTCAATTTTCAAAACGGTAA
- the rplM gene encoding 50S ribosomal protein L13 has translation MRQTTFIKPHEVEKKWFVIDAESQILGRLAAFVASRLRGKHSPLFTPNVDMGDKIIIINAEKILLTAKKEDQKLYYRHSGYPGGLKVRTARELRAKKPIALIEKAVYGMLPHTKLGDKQRKNLYVYAGTEHPHQGQNPEKLEVKY, from the coding sequence ATGAGACAAACTACGTTTATAAAACCACATGAAGTTGAAAAAAAATGGTTTGTTATTGATGCAGAGTCACAAATTTTAGGGCGTTTAGCCGCGTTTGTCGCTAGCCGTTTGCGCGGAAAACACTCTCCGCTTTTTACTCCTAACGTTGATATGGGAGATAAAATAATTATAATTAACGCTGAAAAAATTTTATTAACAGCAAAAAAAGAAGACCAAAAACTATATTATAGACACTCTGGTTATCCTGGTGGTTTAAAAGTTAGAACTGCTAGAGAACTTCGAGCAAAAAAACCAATTGCTTTAATTGAAAAAGCGGTTTATGGTATGCTACCTCACACAAAACTAGGGGACAAACAAAGAAAAAATCTTTATGTTTATGCCGGAACTGAACACCCACACCAAGGTCAAAACCCTGAAAAATTAGAGGTCAAATATTAA
- the uvrB gene encoding excinuclease ABC subunit UvrB codes for MISEKKFNKFNLKSNYKPSGDQPKAIKSIIQNIETGKESQILMGVTGSGKTFTMANVIAHFNKPVLVLSHNKTLAAQLYTEFKEFFPENRVEFYVSYFDFYRPESYLPSKDVYIEKTSKTNADLEAMRMSALNSLIERNDTIVVASVSAIYGTLNPNEYHDNFLLLNVGQEIKPKELALKLTRIKYLNNSVEQKPGLFSLKGDVIEIFPAWDETFNIRVEFFGNTIEKISTIQPVSKKLIKTYSVYTIYPATAYSVKKSIIDKAIESIKIELEERLLFFEQNNKLVEKQRLKDRVNNDIDSLSEFGICSGIENYARHIDGRQQDEQPFSLLDYLPQDALIFIDESHEMVKQIDGMYKGDRSRKQTLVDYGYRLPSALDNRPLKLYEFEQFRQPKIFVSATPAQYELEKTDGEVVSQIIRPTGLLDPEIIIENTDNQMAKISKYLALQKEKKERTLILTTTKRNAEEISKYLQEKKLHNVYYLHSEMTTFERDEIIIKLRKGIFDAIVGINLLREGVDIPEVSLILVLDAGLASFLRSKTSLIQIIGRAARNQSGKVVLFTDGITKIIQEVIDDNLAKRKIQIQHNQENKIIPKTIKKPIPESINPNALKLSKVLHEKKMNKKEIEKQIQILEKEMRNASNANRFEEAIQIRDLIAEIKQKADPF; via the coding sequence ATGATAAGTGAAAAAAAATTTAATAAATTCAACCTTAAGTCAAATTATAAACCTAGTGGCGACCAACCCAAAGCAATAAAAAGCATAATTCAAAACATTGAAACTGGTAAAGAATCGCAAATTTTGATGGGTGTAACTGGTTCTGGAAAAACTTTTACAATGGCAAATGTAATTGCCCACTTTAACAAACCAGTATTAGTTTTGTCACATAATAAAACGCTTGCTGCTCAATTATACACTGAATTTAAGGAATTTTTTCCTGAAAACCGAGTTGAATTTTATGTATCATACTTTGATTTTTATCGCCCCGAATCATACCTTCCTTCAAAAGATGTTTATATTGAAAAAACAAGTAAAACAAATGCTGATCTTGAAGCAATGCGAATGTCAGCCCTTAATTCGTTAATTGAACGAAATGATACTATCGTTGTTGCTTCAGTTTCGGCAATTTATGGAACTCTAAATCCGAATGAATATCATGATAATTTTTTGCTTTTAAATGTGGGTCAGGAAATAAAACCAAAAGAATTAGCCCTAAAATTAACGCGAATTAAGTATCTTAATAACTCAGTTGAGCAAAAACCGGGACTTTTTTCACTAAAAGGTGATGTAATTGAAATTTTTCCAGCATGAGATGAGACTTTTAATATCAGGGTCGAATTTTTTGGCAATACAATCGAAAAAATCAGCACAATTCAGCCAGTTTCAAAAAAGCTAATAAAAACCTATTCGGTCTATACAATTTATCCTGCCACTGCATATAGTGTTAAAAAATCTATAATTGACAAAGCAATTGAATCTATTAAAATTGAGCTTGAAGAGCGCCTACTTTTTTTTGAGCAAAATAATAAACTTGTCGAAAAACAAAGGCTAAAAGACCGTGTTAATAATGATATTGACTCATTAAGTGAATTTGGAATTTGCTCTGGAATTGAAAATTATGCCCGTCATATTGACGGCCGCCAGCAAGATGAACAACCATTTTCTTTGCTTGACTATTTACCCCAAGATGCCCTAATTTTTATTGACGAGTCTCACGAGATGGTCAAGCAAATTGATGGAATGTACAAAGGTGACCGAAGTCGCAAGCAAACTCTTGTTGACTATGGTTACCGTCTTCCTTCTGCGCTTGATAATCGTCCTTTAAAATTATATGAATTTGAACAATTTAGGCAGCCTAAAATTTTTGTTTCAGCCACACCAGCTCAATATGAACTTGAAAAAACTGACGGCGAAGTTGTTAGTCAAATTATAAGGCCAACTGGATTGCTTGATCCTGAAATTATAATTGAAAATACTGATAATCAAATGGCAAAAATTTCTAAATATTTAGCTTTGCAAAAAGAGAAAAAGGAACGAACTTTAATTTTAACAACAACAAAACGAAATGCTGAGGAAATTAGTAAGTATTTGCAAGAAAAAAAATTACACAATGTTTATTATTTGCACTCAGAAATGACAACTTTTGAACGTGATGAAATTATTATTAAATTACGAAAAGGAATTTTTGATGCAATTGTTGGGATAAATTTGCTTCGTGAAGGTGTTGATATTCCGGAAGTCTCACTGATTCTTGTATTAGATGCAGGTCTTGCTTCTTTTTTAAGGTCAAAAACTTCACTAATTCAAATAATTGGCCGTGCTGCTCGAAATCAATCAGGAAAAGTAGTCCTTTTTACTGACGGAATTACAAAAATAATTCAAGAAGTTATTGATGACAATTTAGCTAAACGAAAAATTCAAATCCAACACAATCAGGAAAATAAAATAATTCCAAAAACAATAAAAAAACCAATTCCTGAAAGCATAAATCCAAATGCTCTAAAATTAAGTAAAGTTCTCCACGAGAAAAAAATGAATAAAAAAGAGATTGAAAAACAGATACAAATTTTGGAAAAAGAGATGAGAAACGCCTCTAATGCTAACCGTTTTGAAGAAGCTATTCAAATTCGGGACCTAATTGCCGAAATTAAACAAAAAGCAGATCCATTTTAA
- a CDS encoding TatD family hydrolase → MYLKIEQFSPRHLNLLLNAVKKFNLEVNLKTKNGKTNVANLDYFQNFENNHEFTIFDFDKNLDFSLAHFILSKKEQTFYLSLVFFSELLDSNWINIIGEFVLDFIKKHYKLRDFYLKLDQKSLVFKNFFGPAFQETNSSVLTFQIKEIEKYNFTDVHCHPFLEYFQNPKQEISKWFDNNIGLLFVVGTSWEDLEETKQISLYSDKIYKIIGIHPNLIKTTDDYNNLSKYIDKNVVGIGEVGLDFYYENNPDQQEQINALLAQIEIAKSNNIAVMLHIRDKLDEFKAINEIILIIDKFPEINFIFHNFSTNYEKFTEIVSRKNCYFSFSGVITFKKSVELRKIVSQTPISRILCETDTPYLSPEPNRQVWPNTSPQIENTYQTIANLKNLTKRELSKIVYENALKIFKVKNA, encoded by the coding sequence ATGTATTTAAAAATCGAACAATTTTCGCCGCGACATTTAAATTTACTTCTAAATGCGGTTAAAAAATTTAATTTAGAAGTAAATTTAAAAACTAAAAATGGTAAAACTAATGTTGCCAATTTAGATTATTTCCAAAATTTTGAAAATAATCATGAATTTACTATTTTTGATTTTGACAAAAATTTAGACTTTAGTTTAGCACATTTTATTCTTTCTAAAAAAGAACAAACTTTCTATTTAAGTTTGGTGTTTTTTAGTGAGCTTTTGGACTCTAACTGAATTAATATTATTGGAGAATTTGTCCTTGATTTTATCAAAAAACACTATAAATTACGGGATTTTTATCTTAAACTTGACCAAAAAAGTTTAGTTTTCAAAAATTTTTTTGGACCGGCGTTTCAAGAAACAAATTCTTCAGTTTTGACATTCCAAATTAAGGAAATTGAAAAATATAACTTTACTGACGTACACTGCCATCCTTTTTTGGAATATTTTCAAAACCCAAAACAAGAAATTAGCAAATGATTTGATAATAATATTGGTCTTTTATTTGTTGTTGGAACTTCTTGAGAGGATCTTGAAGAAACTAAACAAATTAGTTTATATTCTGATAAAATATATAAAATTATTGGAATACATCCAAATTTAATAAAAACAACAGATGATTATAATAACCTTTCGAAATACATTGACAAAAATGTAGTGGGAATTGGCGAAGTTGGGCTTGATTTTTATTATGAAAATAACCCTGACCAACAAGAGCAAATAAATGCACTTTTGGCCCAAATTGAAATCGCAAAAAGCAATAATATCGCTGTAATGTTGCATATTCGCGACAAACTTGATGAATTTAAAGCGATTAATGAAATAATTTTAATAATTGACAAATTTCCTGAAATTAACTTTATTTTTCATAATTTTTCAACAAATTATGAAAAATTTACAGAAATAGTGAGCAGAAAAAATTGTTACTTTTCATTTTCAGGAGTAATAACCTTTAAAAAGAGCGTTGAACTAAGAAAAATAGTATCTCAAACTCCGATTTCAAGAATTTTATGTGAAACTGATACACCATATTTAAGTCCCGAACCTAATCGACAAGTTTGACCAAATACATCTCCGCAAATTGAAAATACCTATCAAACAATAGCTAATTTGAAAAATTTAACAAAAAGGGAGCTTTCTAAAATAGTTTATGAAAATGCGCTAAAAATTTTTAAGGTAAAAAATGCTTAA
- a CDS encoding DUF2779 domain-containing protein, with the protein MERINFSRYFKLHTQQKYFIWNNPDAQNSDQADIDDNDDFGQELWDFDSFHENEIKFPELHENIFKSFNKTFYFYIKEKFADKKVCLVSKISIDEKIEQTIDFYKNQKCDIIFNPAFEYKNASANPSVFFVFNKKLSILKLSTSTKVKDYLRANWDFWISNYMLREISGDLNPIDEVSYFLINTVEHPIKNKIEFHETFWISRYKSAKTVSKADSESGNIFLAKKIAKQNGLSLNEFWDNTFLENNKIINNLFRNQIEKISKVKDKKVIHMIPVNIAIDEIIDAKNVTKFTKPSEIDNSAFEKSANFAFLVEQFYPQLTGISGTLLNSRKILSLVNDESRLIFFETNSYWYNFFKKSNSIIINELENLETFINKMNGKKIVWYDFEALSLPFPAIDYAQPFQQIVTQVSIVVTDNGEILPQDFNETNVVFDPKTYSWDNFCKIIDKIYLESADFYVVFNKSYELTRLKEMVNIIFMHYQRNNPYHEAIAKIQRYQKKVDEIIAKTIDLKDPFSKYWIVISDLKGFYSIKKIENFINKYNYNLDHLITPYKKLAVKNGLEAMIKAVDRYFNYIGDIEWIETRKNLQIYCQNDVIAMIMVWDFLKFVHKNRDKLVHIKTKTPKKVALF; encoded by the coding sequence ATGGAAAGAATTAATTTTTCTCGTTACTTTAAATTGCATACTCAACAAAAATATTTTATTTGAAACAATCCAGATGCACAAAATTCAGATCAAGCTGACATAGATGATAATGATGATTTTGGTCAAGAACTTTGAGATTTTGACTCTTTTCATGAAAATGAAATAAAATTTCCCGAATTACATGAAAATATTTTTAAAAGTTTTAACAAAACATTTTACTTTTATATAAAAGAAAAGTTTGCTGACAAAAAAGTTTGCCTTGTTTCTAAAATTTCTATTGATGAAAAAATTGAGCAAACAATTGATTTTTATAAAAATCAAAAATGCGATATAATTTTCAATCCTGCCTTTGAATATAAAAATGCATCGGCTAATCCGTCAGTTTTTTTTGTTTTTAACAAAAAATTAAGTATTTTAAAACTTTCTACCTCAACTAAAGTCAAAGATTATTTAAGAGCAAATTGAGATTTTTGAATATCAAATTATATGCTTCGAGAAATCAGCGGTGATTTAAACCCGATTGATGAGGTATCTTATTTTTTAATTAACACAGTTGAACATCCAATAAAAAATAAAATTGAATTTCATGAAACATTCTGAATTTCAAGGTATAAATCAGCAAAAACTGTATCCAAAGCTGATTCTGAAAGTGGAAATATTTTTCTTGCAAAAAAAATTGCAAAGCAAAATGGCCTTAGTTTAAATGAGTTTTGGGATAATACATTTTTAGAAAACAATAAAATAATAAACAACTTATTCAGAAATCAAATTGAAAAAATTTCTAAGGTTAAAGATAAAAAAGTGATTCACATGATCCCTGTCAATATTGCTATTGATGAGATAATTGATGCTAAAAATGTAACAAAATTTACTAAACCTAGCGAAATTGATAACAGCGCCTTTGAAAAAAGTGCTAACTTTGCTTTCCTTGTTGAACAGTTTTATCCTCAACTGACTGGTATTAGCGGAACACTTTTAAATTCTAGAAAAATTTTATCACTTGTTAATGATGAATCCAGGCTCATTTTTTTTGAAACAAATTCATATTGATATAATTTTTTCAAAAAAAGTAATTCAATAATTATTAATGAACTTGAAAATTTAGAAACCTTCATTAATAAAATGAATGGAAAAAAAATCGTTTGGTATGATTTCGAAGCTCTTTCCTTGCCTTTTCCAGCTATAGATTATGCTCAGCCTTTTCAACAAATTGTTACCCAAGTTTCGATTGTTGTTACTGACAATGGCGAAATTTTGCCTCAGGATTTTAACGAAACTAATGTTGTTTTTGATCCTAAAACTTATAGTTGGGATAATTTTTGCAAAATAATTGATAAAATTTATCTCGAAAGTGCTGATTTTTACGTTGTTTTTAACAAATCATACGAACTTACAAGACTTAAAGAAATGGTGAACATAATTTTTATGCATTACCAAAGAAATAATCCATATCATGAGGCCATTGCAAAAATTCAAAGATATCAAAAAAAAGTTGATGAAATAATTGCAAAAACTATCGATTTAAAAGATCCATTTTCAAAATATTGAATTGTCATTTCTGATCTTAAAGGTTTTTACTCAATTAAAAAAATTGAAAATTTTATTAATAAATATAATTATAATTTAGATCACTTAATAACACCTTATAAAAAATTAGCTGTAAAAAATGGTCTTGAGGCAATGATTAAAGCCGTTGATCGTTATTTCAATTACATTGGAGATATTGAGTGAATAGAAACTAGAAAAAATTTACAAATTTATTGCCAAAATGATGTTATAGCGATGATAATGGTTTGAGATTTTTTAAAATTTGTTCATAAAAATAGGGATAAATTAGTACATATTAAAACAAAAACACCTAAAAAGGTTGCACTTTTTTAG
- the ruvB gene encoding Holliday junction branch migration DNA helicase RuvB yields MPENLEVRPTNFDNFIGQQKLVETLKILISSSQKRKQALDHILFYGPPGTGKTTLANIVANVLESKIKYVQGPLLEKKADVLAVLANISQDTILFIDEIHGINKNIEELLYSAMEEFVIDLQIGVDGEQKIMRMKLPHFTLIAASTKLAQISTPLQNRFGYIAKIVNYTTDEMVQIISNSAAILKLEVNKEIIKYIASFSNNTPRIANNLLKRIRDFALVLNKKKIDREIVNKTFDSIGIYNQGLSQINIEYLNTLFKIFKGKSVALDVLANVLKEHRQTIINIIEPPLIEKELIEKTPRGRRITSKGKQYLTDLTTKDEKNT; encoded by the coding sequence ATGCCAGAGAATTTAGAAGTTAGGCCAACAAATTTTGATAATTTTATTGGCCAACAAAAATTGGTTGAAACACTGAAAATTTTAATTTCATCTTCTCAAAAACGAAAACAGGCCTTAGACCATATTTTATTTTATGGACCTCCTGGAACGGGCAAAACCACCTTAGCAAATATTGTAGCAAACGTTCTTGAATCCAAAATTAAGTACGTCCAAGGACCATTGCTCGAAAAAAAGGCCGATGTTCTTGCTGTTTTAGCAAATATTTCTCAAGACACAATTCTTTTTATTGACGAAATTCACGGAATTAATAAAAATATTGAAGAGCTTTTATATTCAGCAATGGAGGAATTTGTAATTGATCTACAAATTGGTGTTGATGGCGAGCAAAAAATTATGCGGATGAAATTACCTCATTTTACACTAATTGCTGCATCAACAAAACTAGCACAAATTTCAACACCTTTGCAAAACAGATTTGGTTATATTGCTAAAATTGTCAACTATACAACTGATGAAATGGTTCAAATTATTTCAAATTCGGCAGCCATTTTGAAACTGGAAGTCAACAAGGAAATTATTAAATACATTGCTAGTTTTTCAAACAACACTCCCCGGATTGCTAATAATTTATTAAAAAGAATTCGCGATTTTGCACTTGTTTTGAATAAAAAGAAAATTGACCGTGAAATTGTCAACAAAACTTTTGACAGCATTGGTATTTATAACCAAGGTCTTTCGCAAATAAACATTGAATATTTAAATACCCTATTCAAAATTTTTAAAGGAAAATCTGTCGCACTCGATGTGCTTGCCAATGTTTTAAAAGAACATCGCCAAACAATTATTAATATAATTGAGCCACCACTGATTGAAAAAGAATTAATTGAAAAAACTCCCAGAGGTCGCCGAATAACTTCAAAAGGTAAGCAATATTTAACTGATTTAACTACTAAAGATGAAAAAAACACCTAA